ttcataagctcaaaaataagttaaatccAAACGCACCATTAATTCAATAATTCTGACTTGGATTGGCTTAGTGGTATTGGCTTGAAACATtagagtgtgctcctctcaaactcttaaaaataagtcaaattcaaacaaaccaTTAATACTAATATTAGTATCACACAACAATATTAGTATCCACAACACTTAGAATAAACTTCAATATTCTCCGTAAACAATTAGGATCAAAACTTAATGCAAATATTTGTAATTTGCGAAACTAAATCATGTGCATAATTCATTcattataatatttaatatggCACAATTCACCTAACCTCAACATGTCATTGAACATGAGATTGTTATGGTTTTGCAAAGATTGtgttaaatgatgtggcatctATGATTGGAATTTTTGGATTAAGGTTTTTGTTATCAAAATTGTCAACGCGTGCGGCCTTAGCTAATAAGGGAGTTATTACTAATCCCCTTTGAGTTGTCatgcattttttgttttcgAGAGATTGAAGAGATTCAACATGTATTGTTTAATTGTCAGTTTTTGCAACAAGTGTGTATGTAAGAAAATTTGTTGTTGGAAGCAAGTGGATAATATTGTTTTTGAAGATATTTGGAGTCACTTCAATTTATTTGGCAATTTGGTGAAATGCAACTATGCAAGAAATGTCACAAGGTGAGACATTTGATTTGGCTTGTAATAACATGGTGTATTTGACGTCTAGAGAATAATATCATGTTTTGAGGAGCTTTTCCGAATTTACTTATATTTGTTGATCAAATTATGTATATTTTGTGGTTTTGGTTAGAATTGGGATAAATATTCCATATATATAGCATCTAAAAGTATTTTTGAATAgtaagggttaaatatattttgtactccttatacttcttttttgcttataaaaaatatgtagcaagtaaaatataataatcttTAAAATTAGTGGTCTTTTGATTATTTATACcataaaaacgaaaaaaaaaacttccagGAATTGGCgcaatttaaattttttgggggggggggggggaagaGGGCATAAGCCCGGACCGCTTAATAATGTGCATAGTCGAAATACCAACACCATCGGCTAAATTTGTTTGAATtgtatatgattattattaaattattattctttatcctttatttttttttgttaaataggttggtgactagaaattccactttaaaggtaaataagtgaaatgtccggagttcgaaccttaactcctacatatataatgcgatgttcCATATCAATTGAGTTAAAGGATTCTTTATAAATGGTATTGTATTATatctaaagatttttttttaaaggattcTATAACTAGTAATGCAtggaataaaataattgaagttCAACAGAGACGTACGTATGCAATACATATGCAAAGATACAAATCCCGCAATCACCTTCAAGTGAGACAAATTGCTAAACGATTAAACAAGCTtagagaagaaaagaaacatcGAAGGAGGTTATGATTCCGATAGAATAGAATGTAAAGAACAATGCAAGAAAGAAATACTAATGTGACAAGATTAAAACACCCTTAATATAATATACAAAAAATTGGTGGTGTAGTTTGTTTTTACGCAAATAAACTCAActcatatcattaaaaaaaaaaaaatagacaaaattacactgcaagttctttgtcttattttttttggcttaattagtaaaatggtcccttaaagacatttttggtttcagattggtcccttaaaaaaaaaaggtccaaataggtcccttaaagaaaaaaacgaataggtcccttaaagacatctctgttaatcagtttggtcctatttatacctctttttagggaccaaactgattaacggagatgtctttaagggacctattcggacttttttttctttaagggacctatttggacctttttttctttaagggaccaatctgaaaccaaaaatgtctttaagggaccattttactaattaagcctatttttttataacattttgaTCTTTTATCTCTTTTTCTTTGTAACATATAggtactttattttttttaaataaatatgataaaagaccaaagtgttacaaaaaaaaaaaagactaaagtgttacaaataaaaaaagataaaggactaaaatgttacaaaaaaaaaaaagataagggatcaaagtgttacaaaaaaaagataaatgaccaaagtgttacaaaaaaaataagataaaggacttgtagtgtaattttgccaaaaaaaaaaaataattctcgtgagtttagctcagttggtaggaatatGACATATATTATGCAGAAGCCGGAATTTGAACCTCAAACACTCCAGAATTTGAACCTCAaacactccatttattcattttaagtggaaaaaaatgaaatttcaaacCACTAAACTACTCGATCGACCGGAAAAAAAAGGAGGAGTATTATataacaaaaccaaaaccatatattattaaataaataaaaaatctaaaaaggaGATGGGCACtgatgtatatataaagcataacAAACTCAGCTTACTCATGCATCAATCATAACTTACACCATTATCAagcaaataaaatatttcaagaaACCCCTGATAACTCAATTAAATTTGTAAGAAATCATGGGTTCTGAGAATGTGCCCAAATCAAGTGAACTCTTTCAAGCTCAAGCTCACTTGTATGATCACATCCTTAGTTTCTTGAAACCCATGTCCATCAAGTGGGCAGTTGAATTCAACATACCAGATATCATCCACAATCACGGCCGACCCATTACGCTTCCTCAGCTTGTCTCTGCACTTCAAATTCCGGAACAAAAAACCGCTTGTGTTCGGAGCCTCATGCGTTTATTGACGCACAATAAGTTTTTTATAATTGTGATTGCGGACGAGAAAGAAGCATATGATCTTTCTCCAGCATCAGAGCTCCTTGTTAAAGGAACTGATCATTGTTTAACTTCGATGGTTCGGTTGTTAACAAATCCAACTCTTGTTGATTTATATAATCATTTAAGTAAATGGACTTCTGGAGAGAAACTCACAATTTATGACACGACATTAGGCAAAGATGACTATTGGAGTTTTATTCATCAAAATCCATTACATTTGAAGTATTTCAATGATGCTATGGAAAGCGATTCTCGTGTTGTGAGGTTGGCACTAAGAGATTGCAAATCGGTTTTTGACGGTTTGGTTTCTCTGGTAGATGTTGGAGGTGGAACCGGAAACACTGCTAAAATTATTTGTGAAACATTTCCTATGTTAAAATGCATAGTATTAGACCTTCCACAAGTGGTAGCTGATTTACCAGGAAATGGAAATTTGAGTTTTATGGGTGGAAACATGTTCCATTCTATCCCTCAAACTGATGCAATTTTATTAAAGGTATGCAAAATGAAATTTCTGTTGAATTCTATGACTTTCTTTCACTCAACTATCTATCAACATTATTGTTAATAGTAATGCTACATGACACCTTTTATGTATGCAACATCTAGTTAATCATGTGTAAAAATGTAGTTAATTCAGTTGATGAAATAGTTAATTCAATTCACATTGAAAATTGTGCTTAATTCATGTAGTTGAATTGACTACATTGTTGGTCGTGAATTAAATTAATCATCTACTCAACTgaattaactatatttttacATGCGATTAACCATGTGTTACATGTGAATGAAAAAGTGGGTGttcataataaaaattgtattgttAAAtccttttaatatttttttttcccctttcaCTCTTGCAGTGGATTTTGCATGATTGGAATGATGAAGACTGTGTCAAGATACTTAAAAATTGCAAAGAAGCTGTTTCAAGAAATGAGAAAGGAGGAAAAATCATCATCATAGATATTGTGATAAATGAAAAGCAAGATGAACATGAAATGACAGAAGTCAAGCTCTTCTTTGACATAGTTATGATGGCTAGTTTTAATGCAAAAGAAAGGGATGAAGAAAACTGGAAGAAAATCTTCAGTGAAGCAGGGTTCACACGTTACAAAATATTTCCCATATTTGGTTTTAGATCACTTATTGAACTTTATGTTTAATTAAATTCTGCCAATTTATAAGTGTATGTTGTACCAAACTACCAATGATAGGTAAAATCACCCAATCCTATTCCTAACTGAGTGATATAATAAGGTGATGTAGTTAGTTAAGTttgttttaatttagttttgtaTGAACTATACTTTTATATAAAGTGCATgtcctaaaaaaattaataacatttctataaatttaatattgatCTATTGTCTGGTTTAAAAGTAATAGCATTGTATTTGTATGGCTCAATTCCATCTAGGTATGGTAGTATGAGGAACTTGACATGCCCTTACaatttcatacgataattaatttgaacataccttcactaaaacggtaattaatctctctctgtaactccaaatttagtggagtttgattctgtggaaaactaactcgattgcggtcatttcggtaccaatttggtgaattattgatccaaattgagttctgtgcgaagctttgaacttgaggctcagaatgagattttgtgcagaattttggtgggggcaaaatccaacaaattataaaataggggggtaaaattctgcgtttttcaaaacagggggggtaaaactacACTTAAgcctattatttatttttaatatgggTCAATACATAGCGGCTATACTGATTTATGAAACATTAATCGGTAAAAGCCGGAAACATTAACCAATTCCAATATCAATACATAGCGACTATACCGGTTTATGAGAAAAAGCGACGCTATTTTGAGTATACCGAAGTCAAGATGCCATACCGACTTTTGTATCGGATAACCAAAATTCCGATACGCAATACCGGCACTATACTGGATATTTAAcaacaccgaaaaaaaaaaattcattaacttgataaaaaaataaaaataacacttGACAATGTTATTTCCTGAAGCAGTCGTTTCTTGTATGTTGGTAGTTCTCTTTCCAATAGTAATTCAAACGGACTTCTACGAATTTAGTAAGAATGACAAACTTATTTTCAAACATTTCTCTCTCTTTAGATTATCTTCCCAATCAATATATTTCTAATTCTATAGAGAAAATTAGCACATAGTTTGCAGCAATGTATTATTAGCCTTTGATTCCTCCGTAGAAATGAAacagaaaatttcaaaatagttgTCTAATAATCGTTTCAAGACTATGCATGATTCATAAGATGGATTTTATTCATGTTGATAAATACGCTGATCAGATATTTAGCTTCATATGCTGAACCAGATACACAAGTTAAGGAGATAAAAGCATGTCTAGATTACATACGATACAATACAACTGAGATGAGAAGACTAAAACGCCCTTCTGTAAAAGGGTTGTTATTTACTCAATTTTGTTCTCTTTTCTTAAAGGCTTAAAGCTGGTGATCTGTACCCGTAGCATAGCGCTCCTCCTCTTTATAATAAGCGTTGAaaccaacaatatccttaatttcttcaaaagatgGCATGCTCTCCGGTGGAGGAATACCGCCTCCCTTGATGGCACCGAGTGCACCCTTCAAATTCAGTCACAACAATCAGTGAATCATAAAATCTGAGTGAAacttaactaaaaatattaaaaaagaagttGAAATGGGATTTAAGAATCAAGTCAATCAACAATGCTAGTTTTTGGCAATTAggaaaattacttaaaaaataacCACTAATCTTCACTCAACTACACTAAACTAACTCACAATCTTTCTTGCAACTTTAATGAAAATAGACGTAGTTGTTGTAACTACATGTGTAAGTGTTGTGTTGGTACTATCTATTGAACACCAAACACATCTTTAATCTGAAGTGTAAGTGCTACATACGTAGAAAAGAATTAAGAATTCAACACAACATTGGCGACTGGCGTATGTTGCTCTCAGAAAGGTATTTCTCAAGAAAAGTAAAGATATAACTTGTGTAAAACAGATATTCACGCAGATAGTTGTATATCACTAGTATCTCTCAGCATGCTTATACTATTATTAAAGGGAAAGCATGGAAAGGCATGTGAATTTTACCTGCATCGCTCGTATGGAAACACCCATCAAAGAAAGTGGATAAACAGCAAGTTTATAACCAACTTGATCAAGTTCCTGAGCATTAAGTATCGGTGTTTTTCCTCCTCCTTCAAGCATATTTGCCTACACACATTCACAAACATAAAGTACAACACAACAAGTCAAGCAACATGTATAAGAGTACATATATTCATATTTAGTCTTGAAATTGTAGGATGTATCAACATAGTTTTCTACATTTATCATTATTCTGATGATCAAGTTGTCTCTATGTCAGGATCTATTATCAACATAGTTTCAAATGCATCATCAACATTACCAACTTAATGTCATTATAGTCCTCGCAAATACCAGTTAGCCTGATTAATATTTTACaatttcaacaataattttagaatattgataatataaaagattaagtTAATACAACCCTAAAATTTCAAACATTGATATTTACTCATTTATTTATACACCAACATGATTACACAACACACACACAGATAAACGCGCACCAGTTTAGGAACATGAGGAGCAACTTGACAAAAAGCCTTCATCTCTTCAACAGAACCAAGTGCATCTATAAAAAGTACATCAGCTCCAGCTTCAGCATATGCATTTGACCTCCAAAGCGCTTCTTCAAGAGACACACCTTGACGTGCATCACTGCGAGCCACAATCACAATATCAGATCCACTCTCATTTCTAGCATCAACTGCTGCTTTAATCCTCATAACTGCCTCCTCTCTCGAAACGACTTTCCTCCCGCGTGTGTGTCCACATGCTTTTGGCGCCATCTAAATTCCATTATATGTGTATTAACAAAACATTACACAATAGTGTCAATAAATTTGGCTCCTCCAAAATTGTGTTGTGGTTGTTAATTCAGTTAAATATACGATTAATTTAGATCACCTCAAAAATTGTGAAATTATGGCTAGTCAATTAGTTGAATTATCCACATTGTAACGGTGAAATGAATTAACCATCTACTCAACTGAATTGATCACATTTTTAtctttttggtattaaccctctggttttCAAGGGAAGGTCCTAGTAATCCGGAGTTTGGCAACACAATAAGTAAAGTTTGACTAAGAATTGTTTCCACCAGGAATGGAACTCAGTTTCTTCCAAACAATTCATTCAACCACTTGAGGTCAATGTCTTGGTTGAATTGATCACATTTTCTAGATGTAATTTAAAGTgatgttaaaaattaaaatagcattattattcttaattagtaattaattagtaaattaCCTGATCTTCGAGAATGATTCCAGCAAAACCAGCAGAAATAAAACCCTTAACAGTTCTCTTAACATTCATGGCATTACCATAACCATTATCAGCATCACCAATAACAGGAATATTAACAGATTGAGTAACGATACGACCTTGATCGAGGATTTCACCGTAAGAAATGAAACCGGCATCTGGAAGACCTAATCTGGTTGCTGAAATTGAGAAACCGCTTGTAATGCAGTAAGAGAAACCGGCGGATTCGATTAGTTTGGCGCTGAGTGCGTCGAAAGAAGCTGGACCTTGATGGCAGCCTGGGGAATTGATGATTTCGCGAAGTGCTTTAACTTGTTGTTCTTGTGATTTCGCCATTTTAGCACAATGAATTTGGGATTTCTGGTTATCACTTATGTGTATGGTGGAAAAAGTTGACTGTGAGTGAGTGGATTAgaatttcatgggattttaaaagtcTTGTAAAAGAGAGTTTTATTGCTAAAAATTACTAAGTTGGTCatttcacaaaaatatattattcattagttattttgttttgaccgtttttttagtaatatatatataaatataaatattagtttataaaatcttgttcaatttgtttagatgagtatttttaaaatattaaatttttataatttttattaatatataattaaggatattagagtatccacaatggagctactcattttcatttttgagTATTTAACTGGACtacacatcacttatttataattttttaataatagtacttaataagTATTCATTCTCTCCAACCCAACACATCTTAAAAAATCCTAAATCAGTCCCACTAATAACTCATCTCTCCAATAACTCTACATCATTGTAAAtaggtcccacaaaaattatataGGTATCATTTCTTATTGTATaactagtacctaataagtactcattTATGTTTTGCTCAAATGGTGGTACTTAttaagtactagtacttaaaaaataagtacTCACCATATGGTCTTAGTAATCAAAATTGTGTATTGACGTACGTGCAAttgtcaaacaaaatcttataattagggacagagGTAGTATAAGGTGAATAAGTCAAGTTTTCgggattttgtcaaaaaaaaagtggagtgtccaggattcgaaccccgactctTGTATATAAAATGTCGATGTTCCTGCTAACTGAACTAAGTTTATGAGGAcaaagagattttttttataagaggcTTGAGAGAGTTTTTACGATTCCATCttgaaaaaacataatttttttacccCCATTGTCTTTATctttaaaaataacatattctacctaaaataaattacatcttacaattttattttattctcacAATAGAGGTTGATATGCATCAATTGTTGAAAAGTATACATAACCTTCAAAAATTCATGAAATAACTCTATGAACTTTGGACTTGTGAAATTCTTGTAATTTACTATGAAATAAACTGCTTGAATGATaggtgtttgattttaaaacaaGAAAATGATAGAATTTGACATAAACACATGTAAGAACAAAATTggaacaaaataaagaaaagagaagaaatgaaATAAAGTAGAAGGGGCGTCACACTCTTTCTAATCTAAGAGAGAATGATAAGTTTATGGATAAAGATCACCTCCTAAGCTTTGGATTGCATCACTTGTGCCTTGGATTGTGTCCTCATCAAAAGTTgatttatattgtttttgtgattttaactcagttaataaatatattatattttatatataagaaataagATTTTAATTCGAATTAGGTTTTAAAATTGGACTAAAAACGATCGTGACAAAACGATATTGGTGGTATGTGTTATGGTCTTTATAGAGTGAATAAAAATCATGGAAATAGCCGCGACAAACTCCATTACATTCATCACTAGAATTTATCAGtggttaatttgaattttagaataaactaattctttgaaaaattatgaatatgaaCTACGGTTATGAAAACAAAGGtgaaaaattatgaatatgaaCTAGGGGTAGAATTTGAACACATGACACtatttaaggtgaaattttaaTCACTAGACTATTAATTACTGCATGAAACTGTTTAAAATCGATATACAATTGAAGCTCTCGTTATCGACTTAAAACCCTATTATGTGTACGATATTGGAGTACTATATGACATTGAAATAACCATTATCACAAACTCTGTAAATGTAACTTTGTGTCGCATGTGACTTCGGTGGACCTAAACAGTAGCTCTAAATCATGTAAACGGAGTAACAGATGGAGTACAATAATGACTGATGAAGAagttctgtcaaaaaaataatgaatgatGAAGTACTTGATGAATGATGAGTACTCCTctaaaaggaaacaaatgatcgGTGGGACATT
This genomic interval from Trifolium pratense cultivar HEN17-A07 linkage group LG6, ARS_RC_1.1, whole genome shotgun sequence contains the following:
- the LOC123892170 gene encoding isoflavone-7-O-methyltransferase 9-like, whose protein sequence is MGSENVPKSSELFQAQAHLYDHILSFLKPMSIKWAVEFNIPDIIHNHGRPITLPQLVSALQIPEQKTACVRSLMRLLTHNKFFIIVIADEKEAYDLSPASELLVKGTDHCLTSMVRLLTNPTLVDLYNHLSKWTSGEKLTIYDTTLGKDDYWSFIHQNPLHLKYFNDAMESDSRVVRLALRDCKSVFDGLVSLVDVGGGTGNTAKIICETFPMLKCIVLDLPQVVADLPGNGNLSFMGGNMFHSIPQTDAILLKWILHDWNDEDCVKILKNCKEAVSRNEKGGKIIIIDIVINEKQDEHEMTEVKLFFDIVMMASFNAKERDEENWKKIFSEAGFTRYKIFPIFGFRSLIELYV
- the LOC123890764 gene encoding 2,3-dimethylmalate lyase-like, which produces MAKSQEQQVKALREIINSPGCHQGPASFDALSAKLIESAGFSYCITSGFSISATRLGLPDAGFISYGEILDQGRIVTQSVNIPVIGDADNGYGNAMNVKRTVKGFISAGFAGIILEDQMAPKACGHTRGRKVVSREEAVMRIKAAVDARNESGSDIVIVARSDARQGVSLEEALWRSNAYAEAGADVLFIDALGSVEEMKAFCQVAPHVPKLANMLEGGGKTPILNAQELDQVGYKLAVYPLSLMGVSIRAMQGALGAIKGGGIPPPESMPSFEEIKDIVGFNAYYKEEERYATGTDHQL